Proteins encoded by one window of Arachis ipaensis cultivar K30076 chromosome B04, Araip1.1, whole genome shotgun sequence:
- the LOC107638906 gene encoding LOW QUALITY PROTEIN: putative stilbene synthase 2 (The sequence of the model RefSeq protein was modified relative to this genomic sequence to represent the inferred CDS: inserted 2 bases in 1 codon; substituted 1 base at 1 genomic stop codon) — translation MGSANVXDHTFDXFCTTSGVALPGVDYELIVLLGLDPSVKRYMMYHQGCFAGGTVLRLAKDLAENNKDARVLIVCSENTSVTFRGPSETDMDSLVGQALFADGAAAIIIGSDPVPEVENPLFEIVSTDQQLVPNSHGAIGGLLREVGLTFYLNKSVPDIISQNINDALSKAFDPLGISDYNSIFWIAHPGGRAILDQVEEKVNLKPEKMKATRDVLSNYGNMSSACVFFIMDLMRKKSLEAGLKTTGEGLDWGVLFGFGPGLTIETVVLRSVAI, via the exons ATGGGGTCAGCCAATGTCTAAGATCACACATTTGA CTTCTGCACCACCAGCGGTGTTGCGTTGCCTGGCGTTGATTACGAACTCATCGTACTCTTAGGGCTCGACCCAAGCGTCAAGAGGTACATGATGTACCACCAAGGCTGCTTCGCTGGCGGCACTGTCCTTCGTTTGGCTAAGGACTTGGCTGAAAACAACAAGGATGCTCGTGTGCTTATTGTTTGTTCTGAAAATACTTCAGTCACTTTTCGTGGTCCTAGTGAGACAGACATGGATAGTCTTGTAGGGCAAGCATTGTTTGCCGATGGAGCTGCTGCAATTATCATTGGTTCTGATCCTGTTCCAGAGGTTGAGAATCCTCTCTTTGAGATTGTTTCAACTGATCAACAACTTGTCCCTAACAGCCATGGAGCCATCGGTGGTCTCCTTCGTGAAGTTGGACTTACATTCTATCTTAACAAGAGTGTTCCGGATATTATTTCACAAAACATCAATGATGCACTCAGTAAAGCTTTTGATCCACTAGGTATATCTGATTATAACTCAATATTTTGGATTGCACATCCTGGTGGACGTGCAATTTTGGACCAAGTTGAAGAGAAGGTGAACTTGAAGCCAGAGAAGATGAAAGCCACCAGAGATGTGCTTAGCAATTATGGTAACATGTCAAGTGCGTGTGTGTTCTTCATTATGGATTTGATGAGAAAGAAGTCACTTGAAGCAGGACTTAAAACCACCGGAGAAGGACTTGATTGGGGTGTACTTTTTGGTTTTGGTCCTGGTCTCACTATTGAAACTGTTGTTCTCCGCAGCGTGGCCATATGA